A part of Solicola gregarius genomic DNA contains:
- a CDS encoding HNH endonuclease signature motif containing protein produces the protein MRAATLTTDTGSKDGLDVALDARRRIAQTEAAQYDALLGYLADTAGTPLARAGGVNEWTRYGGSGTPSVSEYAACEVGPALGLSASGGRDLIADALDLTYRLPRLFACLHAGSVDAWRIRKVARKTRRFTLAQAGDADRRLSAANVDGTPLIARVGMGRVQQILDQIRITEDPDDPEHQRAENSARRSVSIWPEDGVARISGTLSLDDGQRLDQRLDQIVESLRFLGDNRPHGILRSVALGMLDEPDSLDDLYHHVQAARADQTDKTSDTAPKPDPEPADQSADQPGDGGSPERARRGRRSGSRQTVLYVHFDRCWGTWSIEDVGAITRSEAAEILGHSHITVKPVIDLETTISATGYVAPPRLKEQLALANASICTFPHCTRPARVGDYDHIINHADGGPTDSRNGHRLCRYHHRAKTFTAWTVQSPAPGIWLWQSPAGRSYLVTGGTTTKLPGRVTKSTQTRRKQSVA, from the coding sequence ATGAGGGCGGCCACACTCACCACCGACACCGGGTCCAAGGACGGGCTCGACGTCGCCCTGGATGCGCGGCGCCGGATCGCGCAGACCGAGGCCGCCCAGTACGACGCCCTCCTCGGCTACCTCGCCGACACCGCAGGTACGCCCCTCGCACGGGCCGGGGGTGTGAACGAGTGGACCCGCTACGGTGGGTCCGGCACCCCGTCGGTGTCGGAGTACGCCGCGTGTGAGGTCGGCCCCGCACTGGGCTTGAGTGCGTCCGGTGGGCGGGACCTGATCGCCGACGCATTGGATCTGACCTATCGTCTCCCGCGACTCTTCGCGTGTCTGCACGCCGGGTCGGTGGATGCGTGGCGGATCCGGAAGGTCGCCCGCAAGACCCGACGATTCACTTTGGCCCAGGCCGGCGACGCCGACCGACGTCTGTCGGCTGCGAATGTGGATGGGACGCCGTTGATCGCGCGGGTCGGCATGGGGCGGGTCCAGCAGATCCTCGACCAGATCCGCATCACCGAAGACCCCGACGACCCCGAACACCAGCGAGCCGAGAACAGTGCTCGCCGGAGTGTGTCGATCTGGCCCGAAGACGGTGTCGCCCGCATCTCCGGCACCCTGTCGCTCGACGACGGCCAGAGGCTGGACCAGCGTCTCGACCAGATCGTCGAATCGCTCCGCTTCCTCGGCGACAACCGCCCTCACGGCATCCTCCGCTCCGTCGCACTCGGCATGCTCGACGAACCCGACTCCCTCGACGACCTCTACCACCACGTCCAGGCAGCCCGCGCCGACCAGACCGACAAGACCAGCGACACCGCGCCGAAGCCGGACCCGGAGCCGGCCGACCAGTCGGCCGACCAGCCCGGCGACGGCGGGTCACCCGAACGGGCACGTCGAGGGCGCCGCTCCGGCTCGCGGCAGACGGTTCTGTACGTCCATTTCGACCGGTGCTGGGGCACCTGGTCGATCGAAGACGTCGGCGCCATCACCCGCTCCGAAGCCGCCGAGATCCTCGGCCACTCCCACATCACCGTCAAACCCGTCATCGACCTGGAGACCACCATCTCCGCCACCGGCTACGTCGCACCACCACGGCTCAAGGAACAGCTCGCGCTGGCCAACGCGAGTATCTGCACCTTCCCCCACTGCACGCGTCCGGCCAGGGTCGGCGACTACGACCACATCATCAACCACGCCGACGGCGGTCCGACCGACTCGAGAAACGGCCACCGATTGTGTAGGTATCACCACCGCGCGAAGACCTTCACCGCATGGACCGTGCAATCACCCGCGCCCGGGATCTGGCTCTGGCAATCACCCGCCGGACGGTCGTACCTCGTCACCGGCGGCACCACCACCAAACTCCCCGGCCGGGTGACGAAGTCGACGCAGACCCGCCGAAAACAGAGCGTCGCATAG
- a CDS encoding ABC transporter ATP-binding protein — protein MLKNDAVTIEDLTVVRGSRTVLPGIDVGLRSGVITGLLGPSGCGKSTLIRSIVGVQRVKAGTVRVLGEDAGSKSLRDRIGYVTQEPSVYDNLTVAENLTFFARVLGVSISDEVDAAIESVGLASHRDALVGNLSGGQRSRASLAVALLGQPPLLILDEPTVGLDPVLRVELWDMFAEFAHSGTTMLVSSHVMDEAERCDRLLLMREGRILASDTPQALCESTGTTSVEDAFLALVRGDEGAVR, from the coding sequence ATGTTGAAAAACGATGCGGTCACGATCGAGGATCTGACGGTCGTACGTGGGTCACGCACCGTGCTTCCGGGCATCGACGTCGGGCTGCGCTCGGGGGTGATCACCGGTCTGTTGGGGCCTTCGGGATGCGGCAAGTCGACGCTGATTCGTTCGATCGTCGGCGTCCAGCGGGTCAAGGCGGGCACCGTGCGCGTGCTCGGTGAGGATGCCGGCAGCAAGTCGCTGCGCGACCGGATCGGCTATGTCACCCAGGAGCCGAGTGTCTACGACAACCTCACCGTGGCCGAGAACCTCACCTTCTTCGCGCGGGTGCTCGGCGTGTCGATCTCCGATGAGGTCGACGCCGCGATCGAGAGTGTCGGTCTCGCCAGCCACCGCGATGCCTTGGTCGGCAACCTTTCCGGCGGGCAGCGCTCGCGGGCGTCGCTCGCCGTGGCTCTGCTGGGCCAACCGCCGCTGCTGATCCTGGACGAGCCGACGGTCGGGCTCGACCCGGTACTCCGCGTCGAGCTGTGGGACATGTTCGCGGAGTTCGCTCACAGCGGAACCACGATGCTGGTTTCCAGCCATGTGATGGATGAAGCCGAGCGTTGCGATCGTTTACTTCTGATGAGGGAGGGCCGAATCCTCGCTTCGGACACCCCGCAGGCACTGTGTGAGTCGACGGGCACCACTTCGGTCGAGGACGCCTTCCTGGCATTGGTACGTGGCGACGAGGGGGCGGTCAGATGA
- the proC gene encoding pyrroline-5-carboxylate reductase — translation MSVIAVIGAGVMGETIVAGMLRSGRRPADLMMSERRPERAEELRERYGVEIVTNVEAAKRADTILLVVKPQDMPDVLDEIAPHIAPGQLVISLAAGITTTTLESRLPDKVAAIRVMPNTPALVDEGMAAISRGSHCSEEDLQHAESLLSATGKVMRVPEKQQDAVTAISGSGPAYIFFVVESMIEAGVHLGLPRSTATELVVQTLVGSARLLSESGDHPTELRERVTSPGGTTAAALRELEDHKVRAAFLSALEAARNRSQELAG, via the coding sequence ATGTCTGTGATCGCTGTGATCGGCGCCGGAGTGATGGGCGAGACGATCGTCGCCGGCATGCTTCGGAGCGGGCGCCGACCGGCCGACCTGATGATGTCCGAACGGCGTCCCGAGCGGGCCGAGGAGCTGCGTGAGCGGTACGGCGTCGAGATCGTCACCAACGTCGAGGCGGCCAAGCGTGCCGACACCATCCTGCTCGTGGTGAAGCCGCAGGACATGCCCGACGTGCTGGACGAGATCGCGCCGCACATCGCGCCCGGCCAGCTGGTCATCTCGCTCGCCGCCGGCATCACGACCACCACGCTCGAGTCGCGCTTGCCGGACAAGGTCGCGGCGATCCGAGTCATGCCGAACACTCCCGCACTTGTCGACGAGGGCATGGCGGCGATCTCGCGCGGGTCGCACTGCAGTGAGGAGGACCTTCAGCATGCAGAGTCGCTGCTCTCCGCGACGGGCAAGGTGATGCGCGTACCGGAGAAGCAGCAGGACGCCGTCACGGCGATCTCGGGTTCGGGACCCGCGTACATCTTCTTCGTCGTCGAGTCGATGATCGAGGCCGGCGTACACCTGGGCCTGCCGCGCTCGACCGCAACCGAGCTCGTCGTACAGACCCTCGTCGGCTCCGCACGGCTGCTCAGTGAGAGCGGCGACCATCCGACCGAGCTGCGCGAGCGGGTCACCTCGCCGGGCGGCACGACCGCCGCCGCCCTTCGCGAGCTGGAGGACCACAAGGTACGCGCGGCGTTCCTGTCCGCGCTCGAGGCGGCACGCAACCGGTCGCAGGAGCTGGCCGGCTGA
- a CDS encoding proline dehydrogenase family protein, with product MLLRRSLLALSRSDRVKGLVATMPVSSGIVARYVAGESTEDAVRTVGTLADGGLLASLDHLGEDCHDRTQADANVDAYLKLIDALTVSRETGRAEVSVKLSAIGQALGRDGERVAIDNARRICRGADDARTTVTLDMEDHTTTDSTLTILRELRTDFPATGAVVQAYLHRTEQDCRDLAYEGSRVRLCKGAYKEPASVAFQRRMDVDRSYVRCAMVLMAGAGYPMIATHDPRLIDISMMLAKRNGRSTEEFELQMLYGMRPDEQRRLAELGHRMRVYVPYGSQWYGYLMRRLAERPSNVTFFARSLLTKS from the coding sequence ATGTTGCTCCGGCGATCGTTGCTCGCGCTGTCGAGAAGCGACCGGGTGAAGGGCCTGGTCGCGACGATGCCGGTGTCGAGCGGAATCGTCGCACGGTACGTTGCGGGCGAGTCGACCGAGGATGCGGTGCGCACCGTCGGCACGCTCGCCGACGGTGGTCTGCTCGCGAGTCTCGACCACCTCGGTGAAGACTGCCACGACCGTACGCAGGCCGACGCGAACGTCGACGCCTACCTGAAGCTGATCGACGCGCTCACGGTGTCCCGTGAGACCGGGCGGGCCGAGGTCTCGGTCAAGCTCTCGGCCATCGGTCAGGCGTTGGGCCGCGACGGCGAGCGGGTCGCGATCGACAACGCGCGCCGGATCTGTCGGGGGGCCGACGACGCGCGTACGACGGTGACCCTCGACATGGAGGACCACACCACGACCGACTCGACGCTGACGATCCTGCGCGAGCTGCGCACGGACTTCCCGGCGACGGGCGCGGTCGTGCAGGCGTACCTGCATCGCACGGAGCAGGACTGCCGCGACCTCGCGTACGAGGGTTCGCGCGTGCGGTTGTGCAAGGGGGCATACAAGGAGCCGGCGTCGGTCGCCTTCCAGCGGCGGATGGACGTCGACCGCTCGTACGTGCGGTGTGCGATGGTGCTGATGGCCGGCGCGGGCTATCCGATGATCGCGACGCACGACCCGCGGTTGATCGACATCTCGATGATGCTGGCGAAGCGCAACGGCAGGTCCACCGAGGAGTTCGAGCTGCAGATGTTGTACGGCATGCGGCCCGACGAGCAGCGGCGGTTGGCCGAGCTGGGGCATCGGATGCGGGTGTACGTGCCGTACGGTTCCCAGTGGTACGGCTATCTCATGCGTCGGCTGGCCGAGCGACCGTCCAATGTCACATTCTTCGCGAGGTCCCTGCTCACCAAGTCCTAG
- a CDS encoding TetR/AcrR family transcriptional regulator: MAGRRSGTPDTRGEIIAAAREAFASQGFDRTSLRSIARSAGVDPALIHHYFDGKDALFVAAMDLPLSPRERLAEALDVPRDQAGVAVIRTMLTVWDDEAYQPSLLGVLRSLTSGTAAGTELRTAFVEGMIFPALRQEIEGGVSERAVGLVGSQIIGLIVARYLIGVEPLVSMDSEELAQLVGPTIQRYIDL, translated from the coding sequence ATGGCCGGGCGCAGGTCGGGCACGCCCGACACCAGGGGCGAGATCATCGCGGCCGCACGTGAGGCGTTCGCGTCACAGGGCTTCGACCGTACGTCGCTGCGCAGCATCGCGCGTTCCGCCGGTGTCGACCCCGCCCTGATCCACCACTACTTCGACGGCAAGGACGCGCTCTTCGTCGCCGCAATGGACCTTCCGCTGTCGCCGCGCGAGCGACTCGCCGAGGCACTCGACGTGCCGCGCGACCAGGCCGGTGTCGCGGTGATTCGTACGATGCTCACCGTCTGGGACGACGAGGCGTATCAGCCCTCGCTGCTCGGCGTCCTTCGCTCGCTCACCAGCGGGACGGCCGCGGGCACCGAACTGCGCACGGCGTTCGTGGAGGGAATGATCTTCCCGGCGTTGCGCCAGGAGATCGAGGGCGGCGTGTCCGAGCGAGCGGTCGGCCTGGTCGGATCCCAGATCATCGGTCTCATCGTCGCCCGCTACCTGATCGGCGTCGAGCCGCTGGTCTCGATGGACAGCGAGGAGCTGGCCCAGCTGGTCGGCCCGACCATCCAGCGCTACATCGACCTGTAG
- the trpS gene encoding tryptophan--tRNA ligase: MTTQDETAPGVNQKRGRQLSLLTPSGHLTLGNLLGALRPMRDAAATADCFYGISDLHAMTTPHDPAQLSARRAEVAALMLASGLDPHEATLLVQSRVPAHSELLYLLECTASMGETGRMIQYKEKGRGRTDTRVSLFTYPILMAADILLYRAAEVPVGDDQRQHVEFARELAQRFNHRYGEVFTVPRVVTPQVAARVMDLSDPTSKMSKSTESPAGSLYLLDPPEVVRRKVSRAVTDSRGVVAYDRDAQPGITNLIDIASACTGETPADIVAAHATYGGLKGAVADAVIATLEPIQKAYAELSPGEVDEVFAEGSQRAAEAAAPVIDAAKRATGL; this comes from the coding sequence ATGACAACGCAGGACGAAACAGCACCAGGCGTAAACCAGAAACGCGGCAGGCAGCTGAGCCTGCTCACGCCGAGCGGACACCTCACCCTCGGCAACCTGCTCGGCGCTCTGCGCCCGATGCGCGATGCGGCCGCGACCGCAGACTGCTTCTACGGCATCTCGGACCTCCACGCAATGACGACCCCGCACGACCCTGCGCAGCTCTCTGCCCGCCGCGCCGAGGTCGCCGCGCTGATGCTGGCGAGCGGCCTCGACCCACACGAGGCGACCCTGCTCGTTCAGAGCCGGGTCCCGGCGCACAGCGAGCTGCTGTACCTGCTGGAATGCACCGCGTCGATGGGTGAGACCGGGCGGATGATCCAATACAAGGAGAAGGGACGTGGGCGTACCGACACCCGCGTCTCGCTGTTCACCTACCCGATCCTGATGGCGGCCGACATCCTGCTCTACCGTGCGGCCGAGGTGCCGGTCGGCGACGACCAACGCCAGCACGTCGAGTTCGCCCGCGAGCTCGCACAGCGGTTCAACCATCGGTACGGCGAGGTCTTCACAGTCCCGCGCGTCGTCACACCGCAGGTCGCAGCGCGGGTGATGGACCTCTCCGATCCGACGTCGAAGATGAGCAAGTCGACCGAATCGCCCGCCGGATCCCTCTACCTGCTCGATCCGCCCGAGGTCGTACGCCGCAAGGTCTCCCGCGCCGTCACCGACTCACGTGGCGTCGTCGCGTACGACCGCGACGCACAGCCGGGTATCACCAACCTGATCGACATCGCTTCGGCTTGTACGGGCGAGACGCCCGCTGACATCGTCGCCGCGCATGCGACCTACGGCGGACTGAAGGGTGCGGTCGCCGATGCCGTCATCGCGACCCTCGAACCGATCCAGAAGGCGTACGCGGAGCTCTCGCCGGGCGAGGTCGACGAGGTCTTCGCCGAAGGTTCGCAACGGGCCGCCGAAGCCGCGGCGCCGGTGATCGACGCCGCGAAGCGGGCGACCGGGTTGTGA
- a CDS encoding ABC transporter permease: protein MTPRITGAVALRVLTQLRRDHRTVAMLIVAPCMLMTLLWWLFLDQEQIFDQIGAPLLAVFPFIVMFLVTSVTTLGERKSGTLERLLAMPMGKVDFLVGYAIAFGVLAIVQSLFTATLALSFLGLDIEGSWLTLGLIAVLNSVVGTALGLFVSAFAETEFQAVQFMPLFVIPQILLCGLLVPTDQMPGFLEGASKILPLTYSVDAMQEVVSYQNWTTDLSADVVVVAAFAVAVLLLGAATLRRRSA, encoded by the coding sequence ATGACACCGCGGATCACTGGCGCCGTCGCGCTGCGCGTACTCACCCAACTGCGCCGCGACCATCGCACCGTCGCAATGCTGATCGTCGCCCCGTGCATGCTGATGACGTTGCTCTGGTGGCTGTTCCTGGATCAGGAGCAGATCTTCGACCAGATAGGGGCGCCGCTGCTCGCTGTCTTCCCGTTCATCGTGATGTTCCTCGTCACCTCGGTGACGACGCTCGGTGAGCGCAAGTCGGGCACTCTGGAGCGACTACTCGCGATGCCGATGGGCAAGGTCGACTTCCTGGTCGGGTACGCCATCGCGTTCGGCGTCCTCGCAATCGTGCAGAGCCTGTTCACGGCCACGCTTGCGCTGTCGTTCCTCGGGCTCGACATCGAGGGCAGCTGGCTCACGCTCGGCCTGATCGCCGTCCTCAACTCCGTTGTCGGCACCGCACTTGGGCTCTTCGTCTCGGCGTTCGCGGAGACGGAGTTCCAGGCCGTGCAGTTCATGCCGTTGTTCGTGATCCCGCAGATCCTGCTGTGCGGGCTTCTGGTGCCGACGGACCAGATGCCCGGCTTCCTCGAAGGCGCTTCCAAGATCTTGCCGCTGACGTACTCGGTCGATGCGATGCAGGAAGTCGTCAGCTATCAGAACTGGACTACCGACCTATCGGCCGACGTGGTCGTGGTCGCCGCGTTCGCAGTCGCCGTGCTGCTGCTGGGCGCGGCGACGCTGCGGCGGAGGTCTGCTTAG
- a CDS encoding dienelactone hydrolase family protein: MLTWDDASTGVDGVAEWCFSLQRSSGDVPGVLWLPADSRPSAPLVLLAHGGSGHKLGGRNRMLAQWFATECGIVSVAIDGPYHGDRVSEPLPPAEYQARIIAEGVDAVVDRMVGDWRAVIGELADLGFVDPAQVGLIGLSMGTRFGLPLAAAMGDSLRCAVLGKFGLGQTGLPAGLAMDDRIRVDARAVSAAVHFHVQWDDELFTRGGQLALFGLLGSRDKRLMVHSGRHGETQDAAVEAWCAFIAAELRT; the protein is encoded by the coding sequence GTGCTCACGTGGGACGACGCCTCGACGGGCGTTGACGGTGTTGCCGAGTGGTGCTTCTCGCTGCAACGCTCCTCGGGCGACGTCCCGGGCGTGCTGTGGCTTCCCGCTGACTCCCGCCCGTCGGCTCCGCTCGTCCTGCTCGCGCACGGCGGTTCCGGTCACAAGCTCGGCGGCCGCAACCGCATGCTCGCGCAGTGGTTCGCAACCGAGTGCGGCATTGTGTCCGTTGCGATCGACGGTCCGTACCACGGTGACCGGGTCTCGGAGCCGCTCCCGCCGGCCGAGTACCAGGCGCGGATCATCGCTGAAGGGGTCGACGCTGTCGTCGATCGGATGGTCGGCGACTGGCGTGCGGTCATCGGCGAGTTGGCCGATCTCGGATTCGTCGACCCGGCGCAGGTCGGTCTCATCGGCCTCTCGATGGGTACGCGGTTCGGGCTGCCGCTAGCGGCCGCGATGGGCGACTCGCTGCGGTGCGCTGTGCTCGGCAAGTTCGGCCTCGGTCAGACGGGACTGCCTGCGGGGTTGGCGATGGACGACCGCATTCGCGTGGATGCCCGAGCAGTATCGGCGGCCGTTCACTTCCACGTCCAATGGGACGACGAGCTGTTCACGCGAGGCGGTCAACTCGCGCTCTTCGGTCTGCTCGGGTCGCGCGACAAGCGGCTGATGGTGCACAGCGGTCGCCATGGCGAGACCCAGGACGCCGCGGTTGAAGCGTGGTGCGCGTTCATCGCCGCAGAACTGAGAACCTGA
- a CDS encoding molybdopterin-dependent oxidoreductase, translating into MDITRTALHWGRYDVVADGGRVVEVRPVPGDTTVSAIGPGMPEALNAPYRLTEPMVRKGWLDDGPKRGTNHRGSEPFVAVSWERATELAASELRRVIDTHGNEAIYGGSYGWGSAGRFHHPQSQIHRFLRSLGGYTDSTGSYSVGAMEVILPHVIGGDPWSIWQRGTMWPDIAEHGELVVSFGGMATKNAQLNPGGQGRSEQLEWQRRARAAGVRFVTVSPLAGDTAADLDAQWLPLRPGTDVAVMLALAYVLQAEGLHDREFLATCCVGYDRFERYVRGLDDGRPKTPAWAESISGVDADAIVDLAREMGTRRTAVNLSWSIQRQDHGEQPYWMGVVLAAMSGSLGRPGGGVASGLGINKTGVRARRWPVASLPQGTNAVSTSIPVARIADALLEPGGAYEYNGERRTYPDLRLVYWAGGNPFHHHQDLNKLAQAWQQPETVIAHDSWWNPLTRFADIVFPVATAVERRDIAAGASDLSLMAMERAVAPPEGVRTDYDAFAGIADLLGVGKEFTEGRTADEWVDELYERTRRTFADLGLEAPGAAEFWRAGGFETPEFTSVVAGDFGRLRDDPDRHPLSTPSGRIEIFSERIAGFGYDDCPGHPVWLEPHEWLGAAATATYPLHLLSNQPSTRLHSQYDGGRLSRESKVAGREPIAMHPDDAARRGLGDGDLVRVFNDRGSMLAGLRVDSGQRPGVAVIATGAWFDPEPAGAYARMCRHGNPNVLTRDQGTSRLAQAPAPGSTLVEIERFDGAVPPVRAFVPPEIIGRDGA; encoded by the coding sequence ATGGACATCACGCGCACCGCGCTGCACTGGGGCAGGTACGACGTCGTGGCCGACGGCGGCCGGGTGGTGGAGGTACGCCCGGTGCCCGGCGACACCACGGTCTCGGCGATCGGGCCGGGGATGCCCGAGGCGCTCAACGCGCCGTACCGGCTCACCGAGCCGATGGTGCGCAAAGGCTGGCTCGACGACGGTCCGAAGCGCGGCACGAACCACCGTGGCAGCGAGCCGTTCGTTGCGGTGAGCTGGGAGCGCGCGACGGAGCTGGCGGCGTCCGAGCTGCGGAGGGTCATCGACACGCACGGCAACGAGGCGATCTACGGCGGCTCGTACGGCTGGGGTTCGGCCGGCCGCTTTCATCACCCGCAGAGCCAGATCCATCGCTTCCTGCGCAGCCTGGGTGGCTACACCGACTCGACCGGGTCGTACAGCGTCGGCGCGATGGAGGTGATCCTCCCGCACGTCATCGGCGGCGATCCGTGGAGCATCTGGCAGCGGGGCACGATGTGGCCGGATATCGCGGAGCACGGTGAGCTCGTCGTCTCGTTCGGTGGCATGGCGACCAAGAACGCTCAGCTCAACCCCGGCGGCCAGGGGAGGTCGGAGCAGCTCGAGTGGCAGCGCCGGGCACGCGCAGCGGGCGTCAGGTTCGTCACCGTCTCGCCGCTGGCCGGCGATACCGCGGCCGACCTCGACGCGCAATGGCTGCCTCTTCGGCCGGGGACCGATGTCGCCGTGATGCTCGCGCTCGCGTACGTACTGCAAGCCGAGGGCCTGCACGACCGCGAGTTTCTCGCCACCTGCTGCGTCGGTTACGACCGTTTCGAGCGGTACGTCCGCGGGCTCGACGACGGACGGCCGAAAACGCCGGCGTGGGCGGAGTCGATCAGTGGCGTGGACGCCGATGCGATCGTCGACCTGGCTCGCGAGATGGGCACGCGCCGCACTGCGGTCAACCTGAGCTGGTCGATCCAGCGCCAAGACCACGGCGAACAGCCGTACTGGATGGGTGTCGTGCTCGCCGCGATGTCGGGCAGCCTCGGCCGCCCGGGTGGCGGCGTCGCATCCGGTCTCGGTATCAACAAGACCGGCGTACGCGCGCGCCGCTGGCCGGTGGCATCGCTGCCGCAGGGCACCAACGCGGTGTCGACGTCGATCCCGGTTGCGCGTATCGCAGACGCGCTGCTCGAGCCGGGCGGCGCGTACGAGTACAACGGCGAGCGACGTACGTACCCCGACCTGCGGCTCGTCTACTGGGCTGGCGGAAACCCGTTCCACCATCATCAGGACCTCAACAAGCTCGCCCAGGCGTGGCAGCAGCCCGAGACGGTGATCGCGCACGACTCCTGGTGGAACCCGCTCACTCGCTTCGCCGACATCGTGTTCCCGGTCGCGACCGCGGTCGAGCGGCGCGACATCGCCGCGGGTGCGAGCGATCTGTCGCTGATGGCGATGGAGCGGGCAGTGGCGCCGCCCGAAGGCGTACGCACCGACTACGACGCCTTCGCCGGCATCGCCGACCTGCTTGGCGTCGGCAAGGAGTTCACCGAGGGGCGGACGGCCGACGAGTGGGTCGACGAGCTGTACGAACGCACTCGCAGGACGTTCGCCGACCTCGGCCTCGAGGCGCCCGGCGCGGCCGAGTTCTGGAGAGCCGGTGGGTTCGAGACACCCGAGTTCACCTCCGTGGTCGCGGGAGACTTCGGCCGCCTCCGCGATGACCCCGACCGACACCCGCTCAGTACGCCGTCGGGCCGGATCGAGATCTTCTCGGAGCGCATCGCGGGTTTCGGGTACGACGACTGTCCCGGCCATCCCGTCTGGCTCGAGCCGCATGAGTGGCTCGGCGCGGCAGCCACCGCGACGTACCCGCTGCATCTGCTCTCCAACCAGCCGAGCACTCGCCTCCACTCGCAGTACGACGGCGGACGGCTGAGCCGGGAGTCGAAGGTCGCGGGACGCGAACCGATAGCGATGCATCCCGACGACGCCGCACGTCGGGGCCTCGGCGACGGCGACCTCGTGCGGGTGTTCAACGACCGCGGCTCGATGCTGGCCGGCCTACGCGTCGACTCCGGGCAGCGACCGGGTGTGGCAGTGATCGCCACCGGCGCGTGGTTCGACCCGGAGCCCGCCGGCGCGTACGCCCGCATGTGTCGGCACGGCAACCCCAACGTGCTCACCCGAGACCAGGGCACCTCTCGACTGGCTCAGGCACCCGCGCCCGGGTCCACGCTCGTCGAGATCGAGCGCTTCGACGGTGCCGTGCCGCCCGTACGCGCGTTCGTGCCCCCGGAGATCATCGGCCGCGACGGCGCTTAG
- a CDS encoding phosphatase PAP2 family protein encodes MRQRRRFALLREVGLLAVLYVGYTVGRLFADNDLQLARSHADFVVDLERLVGLDVERTLNHILTGLPLMEVAASYAYASMHYIVTPVVLVVLWRKAPEQYAHWRRVLVLGTAIALVGYLLFPTAPPRLVPGFVDTLAETANFGWWGADASAPRGLGTTTNELAAMPSMHVGWSLWSAWALSAIVKSPGARALVWSYPLLITVVIVATANHWVLDAVVGAALIVLSARIVRPWRDRDRRAREVPRVRST; translated from the coding sequence GTGCGCCAGCGGCGTCGCTTCGCGTTACTGCGCGAGGTCGGCCTGCTCGCGGTGCTGTACGTCGGCTACACGGTCGGCCGGTTGTTCGCCGACAATGACCTGCAGCTCGCGCGCTCGCACGCCGATTTCGTGGTCGATCTGGAACGGCTGGTGGGGCTCGATGTCGAGCGGACGCTCAACCACATCCTGACGGGCCTGCCCTTGATGGAGGTTGCGGCGTCGTACGCCTATGCGTCGATGCACTACATCGTGACGCCCGTCGTACTCGTCGTGCTGTGGCGCAAGGCGCCCGAGCAGTACGCACATTGGCGGCGGGTGCTCGTGCTCGGCACGGCCATCGCGCTGGTGGGCTATCTGCTGTTCCCGACCGCGCCGCCACGCCTCGTACCCGGGTTCGTCGACACCCTGGCAGAGACTGCCAACTTCGGCTGGTGGGGCGCTGACGCGTCCGCGCCGCGCGGGCTCGGCACCACGACGAACGAGCTCGCGGCGATGCCGTCGATGCACGTCGGGTGGTCGCTGTGGAGTGCATGGGCGTTGAGCGCCATCGTCAAGTCTCCCGGTGCGAGGGCGTTGGTGTGGAGCTATCCGCTGCTCATCACGGTCGTGATCGTGGCGACGGCGAACCACTGGGTGCTTGACGCGGTCGTCGGCGCAGCGCTGATCGTGCTGTCTGCGCGGATCGTACGTCCGTGGCGTGACCGCGATCGGCGGGCGCGAGAGGTGCCTCGGGTTCGGTCGACCTGA